From Penaeus vannamei isolate JL-2024 chromosome 37, ASM4276789v1, whole genome shotgun sequence, one genomic window encodes:
- the LOC138859619 gene encoding uncharacterized protein: protein MQVLKDLYEDYTKPHSLGGIQALLDAARTQLGKDNITQSDVKNALSSQRVYTLHRHTRKKFPRRQTMAIGPCKILTCDLADMRNLSRQNDKTNYLLVCVDVLSRHMQVRPLKSKNKTEVASALKSVLNTEDAKGLTHLFTDAGREFVNNTVNGLLREHKMQWYTTHSKEIKASIAERHIRTLKERIYKYLTLKDTLRYIDVLPDIVLAYNERAHAGLKGAAPLDVHRHYTRAQCQRLFRQMYARSLNVHIKKDRSHASNQNIKVGDTVRIAARSRTDAFHKGYEIQNTEEIFKIRQIDNRQNIVGYYLEDLSGEEVQGLFYREELVPTSLPSVYPYKILSSRWNRNKKQREYLVRWIGYPDKFNSYITIDDMQPAP from the coding sequence ATGCAAGTTCTAAAGGACTTGTATGAAGACTATACAAAGCCCCACAGCTTAGGTGGAATACAAGCGTTGTTAGACGCCGCTCGCACGCAATTAGGAAAGGATAATATTACACAATCGGATGTGAAAAATGCTTTGTCATCGCAGCGTGTGTATACTCTTCACAGACATACTCGCAAAAAATTCCCGCGCCGCCAAACAATGGCTATAGGACCTTGCAAAATCTTAACGTGTGATCTGGCAGACATGCGAAACTTATCAAGACAAAACGATAAAACCAACTATTTGCTCGTGTGTGTAGATGTGCTTAGTCGTCATATGCAAGTAAGACCCTTAAAGAGTAAAAACAAGACGGAGGTTGCGAGCGCACTAAAATCGGTGTTAAATACTGAGGATGCTAAAGGTTTAACTCACCTCTTCACCGATGCAGGGCGAGAGTTTGTAAATAATACAGTGAACGGCTTACTGCGCGAACATAAGATGCAGTGGTATACCACGCATTCGAAGGAAATAAAGGCTAGCATTGCAGAGAGACACATCAGAACCCTCAAggaacgcatatataaatatttaacctTAAAAGATACGCTGAGGTATATCGACGTTCTCCCGGATATTGTTTTAGCCTATAATGAGCGCGCGCACGCGGGTTTGAAAGGCGCCGCGCCACTGGACGTGCACCGCCATTACACGCGGGCGCAGTGTCAACGTCTCTTTCGACAAATGTATGCTCGTTCATTGAATGTGCATATAAAAAAGGACCGATCGCATGCTAGCAATCAGAATATAAAGGTTGGGGACACTGTGCGCATCGCAGCGCGCTCTCGTACCGACGCATTTCACAAGGGATATGAAATACAAAATACGGAGGAGATATTTAAAATTCGACAGATTGACAATCGTCAGAACATAGTCGGGTATTATCTGGAAGATTTAAGCGGCGAAGAAGTCCAAGGTTTGTTTTATCGAGAGGAGCTCGTCCCGACATCACTGCCAAGTGTTTACCCGTACAAGATCCTGTCATCGAGGtggaacagaaataaaaagcagAGAGAATATCTTGTTCGCTGGATTGGATATCCCGACAAATTCAATTCATACATTACGATTGATGACATGCAGCCTGCACCATGA